A section of the Terriglobales bacterium genome encodes:
- a CDS encoding response regulator gives MDGPGQSLTTMDEKKPATERGPIRVLLLDDHIDNLILRSAILRKHGYEAIKASTIDEAEAHLHDADIAVLDYHLGAGQFGTEVANTLREKRPQVPIIILSATLERKFGGVEDMHLLKGYSSVDDLLAALRSFEAKRHGKPVVVDARDFYYSRINMAMGDDVVLEIMDRDGNWQYVNDTLAKLLEKKRSWFIGKNLFHEFPELGEEWQEIIRTVADTRETYIDRTFRGLPLPKKSPRYIWNVLVFSLKLHDNRNGAVLSARILERRDPLKMPDPTSA, from the coding sequence ATGGATGGACCGGGACAATCCCTCACGACCATGGACGAAAAGAAGCCAGCAACCGAGCGAGGTCCGATTCGTGTGCTTCTCCTCGACGATCACATCGATAACCTCATCCTGCGGTCCGCCATATTGCGCAAGCATGGCTACGAAGCCATCAAAGCCTCAACCATTGACGAAGCTGAGGCTCACTTGCACGACGCCGATATCGCGGTGCTTGACTACCATCTCGGCGCCGGGCAATTCGGAACCGAAGTGGCCAACACGCTTCGCGAAAAGCGTCCTCAGGTACCGATCATCATTCTTTCGGCAACGCTCGAACGCAAGTTTGGCGGCGTGGAAGACATGCACCTCCTGAAGGGCTACAGCTCGGTCGACGATCTGCTCGCGGCTCTTCGTTCGTTTGAGGCCAAGCGGCACGGAAAGCCCGTCGTGGTTGATGCGCGCGACTTTTATTACTCGCGTATCAACATGGCGATGGGAGACGATGTTGTGCTCGAGATCATGGATCGCGACGGAAATTGGCAGTATGTGAATGACACTCTGGCCAAGCTACTCGAGAAGAAACGATCATGGTTCATCGGCAAGAACCTGTTTCATGAATTTCCCGAACTCGGAGAGGAGTGGCAGGAGATCATTCGCACGGTCGCCGACACGCGTGAAACTTACATCGACCGCACCTTTCGTGGCCTTCCCCTACCCAAGAAAAGTCCGCGTTACATTTGGAATGTGCTGGTCTTCTCGCTCAAGCTGCACGACAATCGCAACGGCGCCGTGCTAAGCGCTCGTATTCTCGAGCGGAGAGATCCGTTGAAGATGCCTGACCCAACGAGCGCATAA
- a CDS encoding penicillin-binding transpeptidase domain-containing protein, with protein MKKSQAYRYLAVVIVFFVGAGTALAAKISTAGTSTTKRATRKVNESKRTQAKISRLRHSRRVKYTRKSRRRHRYYERFTANSFATSDLTFGDVTAGEDPVVRQAALDALGNMNGTVVAIDPTSGRILAMVNQKLALSEGATPCSTIKLSVGLAALSEGIITRNTPVKIGPHAYMTLTEALAKSNNLYFEALGRKLGFETVHRYATQFGLGELAGYNIEGEHLGVYPDEELDAKLGGVGRMCSFGDSISMTPLQLGAMVAAMANGGTLYYLQHPTSPEEVLNFQPKVKRTLEIANYLPEMSDGMAAAVQYGTARPLRVNFSEEQILGKTGTCSNSGTRYGWFASYANTSYGRIVTVVFLEGGRSTFGPKAAEIAGRMYRGLYDHSFFAVKAPVEKAGTTEVGVSQ; from the coding sequence ATGAAGAAGAGTCAGGCCTACCGCTATCTTGCTGTCGTCATAGTCTTTTTCGTGGGCGCCGGAACGGCGCTTGCCGCCAAAATCTCCACCGCTGGAACCTCTACCACCAAGCGGGCAACACGCAAGGTAAACGAATCGAAGCGAACCCAGGCGAAGATTAGCCGGCTGCGTCATAGCCGTCGCGTAAAGTACACGCGCAAGAGCCGGAGGCGTCATCGCTATTATGAGCGCTTCACGGCAAACTCGTTTGCTACGAGCGATTTGACCTTCGGAGATGTTACTGCGGGCGAGGATCCAGTGGTGCGCCAGGCCGCACTCGATGCTTTGGGTAACATGAACGGCACGGTGGTCGCTATCGACCCGACGAGCGGACGCATCCTCGCGATGGTGAACCAGAAGCTGGCTCTCTCCGAAGGCGCGACTCCTTGTTCTACCATCAAGTTATCGGTGGGGCTCGCAGCGCTGAGTGAGGGCATCATCACCCGAAACACACCGGTAAAGATTGGTCCTCACGCGTACATGACTCTTACCGAGGCCCTCGCAAAATCAAACAATCTTTATTTCGAAGCCCTGGGACGCAAGCTCGGCTTTGAGACCGTCCATCGCTATGCGACTCAGTTCGGGCTAGGCGAGCTGGCAGGCTACAACATTGAAGGCGAGCATCTCGGCGTCTATCCGGACGAGGAGCTCGATGCGAAGCTCGGCGGCGTTGGCCGCATGTGCTCATTCGGCGACAGCATTTCGATGACTCCGCTTCAACTCGGAGCCATGGTAGCCGCGATGGCCAACGGCGGTACGCTCTATTATCTGCAGCATCCGACCAGTCCCGAGGAAGTTCTGAATTTCCAGCCCAAGGTGAAGCGTACCCTCGAAATCGCGAACTATCTCCCCGAAATGAGCGACGGTATGGCGGCGGCGGTACAATATGGGACAGCGCGTCCTCTGCGCGTGAACTTCTCTGAGGAGCAGATCCTGGGCAAGACAGGCACGTGTTCCAATTCAGGAACGCGCTACGGATGGTTCGCCTCCTATGCCAACACCAGCTACGGACGCATCGTAACGGTTGTGTTCCTGGAAGGCGGGCGTTCTACCTTCGGTCCGAAAGCCGCTGAGATTGCAGGACGCATGTATCGCGGTCTGTATGATCACAGCTTCTTTGCGGTCAAAGCGCCGGTGGAAAAGGCCGGAACTACTGAGGTCGGTGTATCGCAATAG
- a CDS encoding D-glycerate dehydrogenase, which produces MPFRVYATCDVGEAALNRLRERSYEVEVYANSDPPPKSLIVDKVRNGVDGLITTLRDSIDAEVFEAGKGKLKVVSQIAVGFDNINRADANRYKIPFTNTADVLTEATAEFAFFMLGAVARKLWPSERLVRENRWGAWHPFLPFLGDEVTGKTVAIIGTGRIGLAMIKKCTGMDMNILCYDPAYENREYIAGIQSLMDLRHERGIQKHKTQIKYVRFEDALSEADFVSVHVPLLRDGESSTPTLHLFNEKTLRMMKPSAYLINTSRGPVIDEAALAKALKQRWIAGAALDVFEKEPLPANSPLRDPEIEDRCRIFHHFASGATETRLSPDPNIGMAGRCAQGLIDVLEKNYGGDFTKMPYVVNKEAFKA; this is translated from the coding sequence ATGCCATTCCGTGTCTACGCCACCTGCGACGTAGGTGAAGCAGCACTAAATCGTCTGCGTGAGCGCAGCTACGAGGTTGAGGTTTATGCGAATTCCGATCCCCCGCCAAAGTCCTTGATTGTCGATAAAGTGCGAAATGGCGTCGATGGTCTGATTACCACGCTGCGTGATTCGATTGACGCCGAAGTATTCGAAGCGGGAAAAGGAAAGTTGAAGGTCGTATCGCAGATCGCAGTTGGGTTCGACAACATTAACCGTGCGGACGCGAACCGTTACAAGATCCCATTCACCAATACCGCGGACGTCCTCACCGAGGCGACGGCCGAGTTTGCTTTTTTCATGCTGGGCGCTGTTGCTCGCAAGCTCTGGCCCAGCGAGAGACTGGTTCGGGAGAATCGCTGGGGAGCGTGGCATCCATTTCTTCCCTTTCTGGGAGATGAGGTCACTGGCAAGACCGTTGCGATCATCGGCACCGGCCGAATCGGCCTGGCGATGATCAAGAAGTGTACGGGTATGGATATGAATATCCTGTGCTACGACCCAGCATACGAAAATCGCGAATACATCGCCGGCATACAAAGCCTGATGGACCTGCGCCACGAGCGCGGCATCCAGAAGCACAAGACACAGATTAAGTACGTCAGGTTCGAAGATGCACTCAGCGAAGCCGATTTCGTCAGCGTGCATGTACCGCTGCTGCGTGACGGTGAATCGTCTACTCCGACTCTTCACCTTTTCAACGAGAAGACGCTGCGAATGATGAAGCCCAGCGCTTACTTGATCAACACATCACGCGGCCCAGTTATCGATGAGGCCGCTTTAGCGAAGGCTCTTAAGCAGCGCTGGATCGCTGGTGCAGCGCTCGACGTTTTCGAGAAGGAGCCGCTGCCGGCAAACTCTCCTCTGCGTGATCCTGAAATCGAAGACCGATGCCGCATCTTCCACCATTTCGCAAGCGGAGCCACTGAAACGAGGTTGTCCCCTGATCCCAATATAGGAATGGCCGGACGCTGTGCTCAGGGATTGATCGATGTGCTGGAAAAGAACTACGGCGGTGACTTCACAAAGATGCCTTACGTTGTAAATAAGGAAGCGTTCAAAGCCTAG
- a CDS encoding glycosyltransferase, whose amino-acid sequence MPSLSDGFGQVVLEALACGTPALTTSSCGASDLILDRQNGFVVPAGDLEALIATLEWASQNRDQVRQMRASARVTAEQYPWTRFRKSIVEKLRLLTAGG is encoded by the coding sequence TTGCCTTCGCTGAGTGATGGCTTCGGTCAAGTAGTCCTCGAAGCGCTGGCTTGCGGTACTCCGGCACTGACCACGAGTTCGTGCGGTGCTTCTGATCTGATTCTTGATCGCCAGAACGGCTTTGTAGTTCCTGCCGGAGATCTTGAGGCTCTGATCGCCACCCTGGAATGGGCATCGCAGAATCGGGATCAAGTGCGACAAATGCGGGCTTCAGCGCGCGTAACCGCGGAGCAATATCCGTGGACGAGATTCCGTAAGAGCATCGTCGAGAAACTGCGGCTGCTCACAGCAGGTGGCTGA
- the ftcD gene encoding glutamate formimidoyltransferase, whose product MTLVECVLNFSEGRDAAKVEAIIAAMKLDGVYLLDKEMDADHNRCVITLVGDRDAVAEAAIRGVGKAAELINLTQHQGAHPRIGAADVVPFIPIEGATLEDCVAIARHVGAEIWKRFRVPVYLYEAAATRPERQNLENIRRGQFEGLQADVGTNPDRRPDFGEAALHATAGATVVGARKPLIAYNVYLNTSDVEIAKKIGKAVRFSSGGLRFVKGMGVLVRGMAQVSMNLTDFEQTPIARVFEFVKREAARYGVMPVSSEIVGLIPKKALEEAAEWFLQVENFDSSLILENRLAAVTGGKAAVGGIRAGVEPFIEQLAAPTATPGGGSASAAAGAMAAALAGMVAGMSRGKKAFQQYEHELSDALARLNRLREELKASIDLDAASYAEVMKAYKDAKSASPELGERAISDALKNATRVPLGIAQKSYEVRQIVESLKPITSKNMWSDLAVASSLARTAIEGGLANVEINLQELKDETFKAEMSKAASVINTSN is encoded by the coding sequence ATGACTCTCGTTGAATGTGTCCTCAACTTCTCCGAAGGCCGCGATGCCGCCAAGGTCGAGGCGATTATCGCCGCCATGAAACTGGATGGCGTCTATCTACTAGACAAAGAGATGGACGCCGATCACAACCGTTGCGTGATTACCTTGGTTGGCGATCGTGACGCCGTTGCCGAAGCCGCCATTCGGGGCGTTGGCAAAGCAGCCGAGTTGATCAATCTCACTCAGCACCAAGGAGCTCACCCTCGGATTGGCGCTGCGGACGTTGTGCCTTTTATTCCAATCGAGGGCGCGACACTGGAAGATTGCGTTGCCATCGCCCGGCACGTTGGTGCTGAGATCTGGAAGCGCTTTCGCGTGCCGGTTTACCTGTACGAAGCGGCTGCGACCCGGCCCGAACGACAGAACCTCGAGAACATCCGCCGTGGACAATTCGAGGGACTGCAAGCAGACGTGGGAACCAATCCCGACCGCCGTCCCGACTTTGGTGAAGCTGCTTTGCACGCAACTGCTGGAGCAACCGTGGTAGGTGCGCGCAAGCCGCTCATCGCCTATAACGTTTACCTGAACACAAGCGACGTTGAGATCGCGAAGAAAATCGGCAAGGCGGTGCGCTTTTCCTCCGGCGGGCTGCGTTTTGTAAAAGGTATGGGCGTCCTCGTTCGCGGCATGGCACAGGTTTCGATGAACCTTACCGATTTTGAGCAGACCCCGATTGCCCGCGTCTTCGAGTTCGTGAAGCGCGAGGCGGCCCGCTATGGAGTAATGCCAGTGTCGAGCGAGATTGTCGGGCTGATTCCTAAAAAGGCACTGGAAGAAGCTGCGGAGTGGTTCTTGCAGGTGGAGAACTTCGATTCTTCGCTGATTCTCGAAAATCGCCTTGCTGCCGTGACCGGAGGCAAAGCTGCGGTCGGCGGGATTCGTGCAGGGGTCGAGCCGTTCATCGAGCAGCTTGCTGCGCCGACCGCCACACCGGGCGGAGGCAGCGCATCCGCAGCCGCGGGCGCAATGGCCGCAGCGCTCGCAGGCATGGTTGCCGGAATGTCGCGCGGCAAGAAGGCCTTCCAGCAGTACGAACATGAACTCAGCGATGCCCTGGCACGACTTAATCGTTTGCGTGAGGAACTCAAAGCCAGCATTGATCTCGACGCGGCTTCGTATGCAGAAGTGATGAAGGCTTACAAGGACGCAAAAAGCGCTTCGCCAGAACTTGGTGAACGCGCAATATCCGACGCGCTGAAAAATGCGACTCGCGTTCCCTTAGGGATCGCTCAGAAGTCGTACGAAGTTCGCCAAATCGTCGAGTCTCTCAAGCCAATCACGAGTAAGAACATGTGGTCCGACCTGGCTGTAGCGTCCTCCCTGGCAAGGACCGCAATTGAAGGCGGCTTGGCCAACGTCGAAATCAACCTGCAAGAACTGAAGGATGAAACGTTCAAAGCCGAGATGAGTAAGGCGGCCTCCGTAATCAACACCAGCAACTGA
- the lpxD gene encoding UDP-3-O-(3-hydroxymyristoyl)glucosamine N-acyltransferase, protein MKLHELAQRLGGKLENATDNPTVTGVTGIEEASPGQVTFISNPKYAGMARSTRASLIIVGNDFPDLPRPLLRHENPYLAFARAIELFHPQDEHVPGVHKTAVIHPSARIGKDASIGAYVVVEHDVQIGSHCTLLAHVVIYPGARIGDNFFAHAHAVVRENCVLGDNVILQNGAVVGSDGFGFAKDDNGEWHKIMQSGPTVIEDNVEIQANACIDRASVGETRIGRGSKVDNLVQVGHGSKVGKRTLLCAQVGLAGSTHIGNDVILAGQVGVAGHCSIGDKVIATAQTGIPNDVEAGKIVSGYPAIDNRQWLRAVAVFSRLPELARSLRSAKKSPAREETAIE, encoded by the coding sequence ATGAAACTGCATGAATTAGCGCAGCGTCTTGGGGGAAAGCTGGAAAATGCGACTGATAACCCCACCGTAACGGGCGTCACAGGGATAGAGGAAGCCTCTCCGGGACAAGTCACATTTATCTCGAACCCTAAGTACGCTGGGATGGCGCGCTCCACGCGGGCGTCATTGATAATTGTGGGCAACGACTTCCCCGACCTGCCTCGTCCCTTGCTCCGCCACGAGAATCCGTATTTGGCATTCGCACGTGCGATCGAGCTCTTTCATCCCCAGGACGAGCACGTTCCGGGCGTGCACAAGACGGCTGTGATTCATCCGTCAGCCAGGATTGGAAAAGACGCATCAATCGGGGCGTATGTCGTGGTTGAACACGACGTCCAGATCGGGAGTCACTGTACCCTGCTTGCTCACGTCGTCATCTATCCCGGTGCGCGCATCGGCGATAACTTCTTTGCTCATGCCCACGCCGTCGTGCGTGAGAATTGCGTGCTTGGAGACAACGTGATCCTTCAGAATGGCGCCGTGGTCGGATCAGATGGATTTGGCTTCGCGAAAGACGACAACGGGGAGTGGCACAAGATTATGCAATCCGGGCCAACCGTAATCGAAGACAACGTGGAAATTCAAGCAAACGCCTGCATCGATCGCGCCAGCGTGGGGGAAACTCGAATTGGACGCGGCTCGAAAGTCGACAACCTGGTCCAAGTCGGCCATGGATCCAAAGTCGGAAAGCGCACGCTGCTTTGCGCTCAAGTTGGACTTGCCGGATCCACGCATATCGGCAATGACGTGATTCTCGCAGGACAGGTGGGCGTTGCCGGTCATTGTTCCATCGGCGATAAAGTCATCGCCACTGCTCAGACCGGCATTCCCAACGACGTGGAGGCCGGAAAAATCGTCAGCGGATATCCCGCTATCGACAATCGCCAATGGCTGCGTGCAGTAGCGGTTTTCAGCCGCCTGCCGGAGCTTGCGAGGAGCCTGCGCTCAGCCAAAAAGAGCCCCGCGCGCGAAGAGACAGCTATCGAATAG
- a CDS encoding GxxExxY protein encodes MQQAGLKFAQQFPINVSFRGVSLGEFRADLVVESLVIVELKAVQVLESAHERQITNYLKATQFEVGLLFNFGPKAQVRRLIFDNERKVARAAAAGSPLASA; translated from the coding sequence TTGCAGCAGGCGGGACTGAAATTCGCGCAGCAATTCCCGATCAACGTGAGCTTTCGCGGAGTCTCGTTGGGTGAATTCCGGGCTGATCTGGTCGTGGAATCTCTTGTCATCGTGGAATTGAAAGCCGTGCAGGTACTCGAGTCCGCCCACGAACGCCAGATCACGAACTACTTGAAAGCGACGCAGTTCGAAGTAGGACTGCTCTTTAACTTCGGTCCCAAAGCGCAGGTCAGGCGTCTCATTTTCGACAACGAACGAAAAGTGGCTAGAGCAGCCGCAGCCGGATCCCCTTTGGCCTCCGCGTAA
- a CDS encoding pyridoxal phosphate-dependent aminotransferase has protein sequence MVPVQTLRPLKLAKRMQRLGTETAFEVLARARALEAQGRDIVHLEIGEPDFDTPGNIVEAGVDALRGGWTHYGPSPGLPALREAVAEYVAQSRHVKVNPEEVVIVPGGKPIIFFTILALVEEGDEVIYPNPGFPIYESMIEFLGARAVPIHLREERAFGFDVNDLASRISDRTKLIILNSPHNPTGGVLNEKDVRAIAKAIGDRDIMVLSDEIYSRLIFEGEHFSIMSIPEFRDRTILLDGFSKTYAMTGWRLGYGVMRPDLAMQVSRLMTNSNSCTASFTQMAGVAALHGDQASVERMRQEFLRRRDVMVDALNGIKGFRCQKPGGAFYVFPNIEGTGWTSKNLADALLEEAGVACLSGTAFGSFGEGYIRFSIANSIENIEKALERIRQWTGKRI, from the coding sequence ATGGTTCCGGTACAAACCCTCCGTCCCCTTAAGCTGGCCAAGCGCATGCAACGGCTTGGGACGGAAACGGCGTTCGAAGTCCTCGCGCGTGCCCGCGCTCTTGAGGCGCAGGGACGAGACATCGTGCATCTTGAAATCGGGGAGCCTGATTTCGATACGCCGGGCAATATTGTGGAAGCCGGAGTAGACGCGCTTAGGGGTGGCTGGACTCACTACGGTCCTTCACCTGGCCTGCCGGCGCTGCGCGAGGCTGTCGCTGAGTATGTGGCGCAAAGTCGCCATGTGAAGGTCAATCCCGAAGAAGTGGTGATTGTTCCTGGCGGCAAACCGATCATCTTCTTTACGATCCTGGCTCTGGTGGAAGAGGGCGACGAGGTTATCTATCCCAATCCGGGATTTCCGATCTATGAATCGATGATCGAGTTTCTCGGCGCGCGTGCCGTTCCCATTCATTTGCGGGAAGAACGTGCGTTTGGGTTCGATGTCAACGATCTCGCAAGCAGGATCTCCGATCGCACCAAGCTGATTATCCTCAACTCGCCTCACAACCCAACCGGTGGGGTATTGAATGAGAAAGATGTGCGAGCAATCGCTAAGGCGATTGGCGATCGCGACATTATGGTGCTGTCTGACGAAATCTACAGTCGTCTGATCTTCGAAGGCGAGCACTTCTCGATTATGTCGATCCCGGAGTTCCGTGATCGCACCATTCTTCTCGATGGCTTCTCGAAGACATATGCAATGACTGGATGGCGCTTGGGATATGGCGTGATGCGTCCCGATCTGGCCATGCAAGTCTCGCGATTGATGACCAACTCCAATTCCTGCACTGCCAGCTTCACGCAGATGGCTGGAGTTGCCGCGCTACACGGCGATCAAGCGTCTGTCGAGCGAATGCGACAGGAGTTTCTCCGTCGCCGCGATGTGATGGTTGACGCGTTGAACGGCATCAAGGGATTCCGCTGTCAGAAGCCAGGCGGAGCCTTCTATGTTTTCCCGAATATTGAAGGCACGGGCTGGACATCGAAAAATCTCGCTGATGCGTTGCTGGAGGAAGCAGGAGTAGCTTGCCTCTCGGGAACCGCGTTCGGCAGCTTCGGCGAAGGCTACATCCGCTTTAGTATCGCCAACTCGATCGAGAATATCGAAAAGGCACTTGAGCGCATAAGGCAGTGGACAGGAAAGCGGATCTAG
- a CDS encoding serine/threonine-protein kinase: MNSFRVSNPELAGIVEELLAEHDASEIEQFLERPLLEIAESSLAGQTIGPYTLISPLGHGGMGVVWLAARSDGRFERRVAIKFLKFAVASRIGEKRFRQEGQILGQLRHPHIAELIDAGVTSTGEPFLVLEYVEGEPIDEYCDRHKLNVEARIKLFLDVLGSVAHAHSNLIVHRDIKPPNVLVRNDGQVKLLDFGIAKLLGPDGNSAAIQATRESQGALTPQFAAPEQITGGTITTATDVYALGVVLYMILTGQHPAGPGPHSPATLVKAIVEAEPTRSSDAVTTDAGTAAAEKRGATPDKLHRQLRGDLDTVLAKALKKNPQERYVSVTAFADDLGRYLKHQPISARPDSIRYRAAKFIRRNRMGLSAVTLALSAILAASGVAVYQARTAERRFQDVRKLAHTFVFDLHDEVAKLEGSIKVREMMVRTGMEYLDNLARNAGGDLELQREIAAAYMKIGDAEGYPTKANLGRTSDALASYAKAGDIYREIAAREVAYVPDLARFYQSYAGLVRFTHDYNRARVISQSGIDTLDRFRSYRPLEGQLAIDYLQAWCTLGDIDEDLLQFHQSLEEYSHCRDLASSQLSKRRDAQGLLLLAHADERVATSADSLGHLDQSLRALEDDQLALTELLAAEPHNPTLHRRLALVHHYRSEVYYSDVDPNLGEPSRALESAKLYLQTAEEMFRSDPANTSAQFSRAIASYKVSFYLRESDPRAAEKLAANSVQMFDTMLASGKSDYLITSRRVRALLHLGEAQLKAGHVAEARATAHTALETQRPVAAKRGAEWDDERRVLIQILTLSAHVSGASGDYRTAESRMEEARQEALQIAQSQEISATIPLANVERAWGALYLRQRRKQDARGCYERLAKLWQQFPETNQYVDLQRRAAKQMLASLD; this comes from the coding sequence ATGAATTCATTTCGAGTTAGCAATCCTGAGTTGGCTGGAATCGTCGAAGAACTCCTGGCCGAGCACGACGCGTCGGAAATCGAACAATTCCTCGAGCGGCCGTTACTGGAAATCGCGGAATCATCCTTGGCAGGGCAAACGATTGGTCCATATACGCTGATCTCCCCTCTCGGACATGGGGGCATGGGCGTAGTCTGGCTTGCCGCGCGCAGCGACGGACGCTTTGAGCGGCGGGTCGCCATCAAGTTCTTAAAATTCGCGGTAGCCTCGCGGATCGGAGAGAAACGCTTCCGCCAGGAAGGTCAGATCCTCGGCCAACTCAGGCATCCGCATATCGCGGAGCTGATCGATGCCGGTGTCACCTCAACCGGAGAGCCGTTTCTGGTTCTCGAATACGTCGAGGGGGAACCGATTGACGAGTACTGCGACCGACACAAGTTGAATGTCGAGGCTCGTATCAAACTCTTTCTCGATGTGCTCGGTTCCGTAGCTCACGCACATTCCAACTTGATCGTTCACCGCGACATCAAGCCTCCTAATGTGCTGGTAAGAAATGATGGCCAGGTGAAACTGCTTGACTTTGGAATTGCGAAGTTGCTGGGCCCCGACGGAAATTCCGCAGCTATACAAGCCACGCGAGAAAGCCAAGGAGCGCTGACTCCGCAGTTCGCGGCTCCGGAACAGATTACCGGCGGGACCATTACCACTGCGACTGATGTTTACGCTCTCGGCGTCGTCCTCTACATGATTCTGACCGGACAGCATCCTGCCGGACCTGGGCCGCATTCTCCGGCGACGCTGGTCAAGGCAATTGTTGAGGCGGAGCCTACCCGTTCCTCCGACGCGGTTACAACCGACGCCGGCACAGCGGCAGCAGAGAAACGCGGGGCCACTCCCGACAAGCTTCACCGCCAGCTTCGTGGCGATCTGGACACAGTACTGGCCAAGGCTCTCAAGAAAAACCCTCAGGAGCGCTACGTTTCGGTCACCGCGTTCGCCGACGATCTGGGCCGGTATCTGAAGCATCAGCCGATCAGCGCGCGGCCAGACAGCATCAGGTATCGGGCAGCGAAGTTTATTCGACGCAATCGCATGGGCCTTAGTGCGGTAACACTGGCTCTGTCCGCCATCCTCGCAGCTTCCGGCGTCGCTGTTTATCAGGCCCGAACGGCGGAACGGCGTTTTCAGGATGTGCGCAAGCTGGCGCACACCTTTGTTTTCGATTTGCACGACGAAGTCGCTAAACTCGAGGGATCGATCAAAGTGCGGGAGATGATGGTTCGGACCGGGATGGAGTACCTGGACAACCTCGCGCGCAACGCAGGCGGCGATCTGGAACTGCAGCGCGAAATCGCCGCCGCTTACATGAAGATCGGCGACGCTGAGGGCTATCCCACGAAGGCCAATCTAGGCCGCACCTCGGATGCGCTGGCGAGCTACGCGAAGGCTGGAGACATATACCGTGAGATCGCAGCGCGGGAGGTGGCGTATGTTCCCGATTTGGCGAGGTTCTACCAAAGCTATGCCGGACTCGTCCGGTTTACACACGACTACAATCGAGCAAGAGTGATTTCCCAATCCGGCATTGATACTCTCGACCGCTTTCGCTCTTATCGCCCACTTGAAGGACAGTTGGCGATTGACTACCTACAGGCATGGTGCACGCTCGGTGACATAGATGAAGATCTGCTTCAGTTTCATCAGTCACTCGAGGAGTATTCACACTGCCGTGACCTGGCTAGTAGCCAACTCAGTAAGAGGAGAGACGCGCAAGGGTTGTTGCTATTGGCGCACGCAGATGAACGTGTGGCCACGTCAGCAGACTCGCTGGGACATCTCGATCAGTCACTTCGGGCTCTGGAGGATGATCAGCTGGCGCTGACAGAACTGCTTGCCGCCGAACCTCACAATCCAACTCTGCATCGCCGTCTCGCCTTGGTGCACCACTACCGCTCTGAGGTTTACTACAGCGATGTGGACCCCAACCTTGGCGAGCCGTCACGAGCACTGGAAAGTGCCAAGCTTTATTTGCAGACGGCGGAGGAGATGTTCCGCAGCGATCCTGCAAATACTTCGGCTCAGTTCAGTCGTGCAATTGCTAGCTACAAAGTTTCCTTTTATCTGCGTGAATCCGATCCTCGGGCAGCCGAAAAGCTGGCAGCGAACTCTGTGCAGATGTTTGACACGATGCTTGCATCGGGCAAGTCGGATTACTTGATCACCTCTCGCCGCGTGCGCGCATTGCTACATCTGGGCGAGGCACAGTTAAAGGCCGGACACGTTGCAGAAGCCCGTGCGACAGCCCACACAGCCCTTGAGACACAGCGGCCCGTAGCCGCAAAACGTGGAGCTGAGTGGGACGACGAGCGCAGAGTCCTGATACAAATTCTGACCCTATCCGCTCATGTCAGCGGAGCTTCCGGCGACTACCGGACGGCAGAAAGTCGGATGGAGGAGGCTCGCCAGGAAGCTCTCCAGATTGCTCAATCCCAAGAAATCTCGGCCACGATTCCGTTGGCCAACGTAGAGCGAGCTTGGGGAGCTTTGTATCTTCGCCAGCGTCGCAAGCAAGACGCGCGCGGGTGCTATGAACGGCTGGCCAAGCTTTGGCAGCAATTTCCAGAAACAAACCAGTATGTCGATCTGCAAAGACGCGCTGCGAAGCAAATGCTCGCTTCGCTCGACTGA